The Candidatus Manganitrophaceae bacterium DNA segment TCATTCGCAGTTTCAAATCAACCAGATACGCCGCTTTTTTTCAAGTACTCAATACACCACTTTCAGTTATAACTCAACACTCCGCAACAAAAGGTTGTTCGGACTGACTGCCAAAAGAGGCATCTTTGACGAGGAGATTAGACCTGCCAATCCACCAATAGAAAGGCGAAATCTTTTAAGGCTTCTTAGCGTAAAATAACGTAAAGGAAGGGTGAAAACCGGGGGTTTATCTAAGTTGGGATCCATTAACCTGCACTCTCGAAAGTAAATCCAGGAGTTTTTATTACGGTTAGGACTTGAAATAGTAAAGTTTTTATAGCATTGCGCTTAAACCCTGTCAATCCCGCCAAAAGAGGGGGGTGTGTGTGCCAATGAACGGCCTTGCCGTGAGCAATGGAAATATAGGTGAAAGGGTAACTACATGGAAAGGCTATCTTCCCGTTTGCACGGGCATGATAGAAATGTGGTTTTTCAGATTTCTTACGACTGGATCTTTCTTGACTTAGTTCGCCCGGCAGGGCGCATCTGAAGATAGTGTTCAATTCCTTTGGCGGCGTCACGCCCTTCCCGGATGGCCCAGACAATGAGAGACGCCCCAAGTTTTACATCTCCTGCTGCGAAGACGCCGTCGATATTGGTCATGTGGTTCTCATCGACGGTGACTGTTCCTCGCGAAGAAAGTTCAACGCCAAGATCGAATAGGAGACCCTCTTTCACCGGGCCGGTAAAGCCCATAGCGAGAAGAACCAAGTCGGCCTGAAGTTCAAATGTGCTACTAGAGATTTCTTTAAATTGTGCGCGCCCGGTCTTGCTATCTTTTGTCATTTCTACACGGACGGCGTGGAGCTGCTCAACGTTCCCATTCTTTCCCGTGAATTTCAAGGTCGAAACAGACCACTCTCTTTTTCCTCCTTCCTCATGGGCAGGGGAGGTCCGGAGCTGCATAGGCCAGAGGGGCCAGGGCGTTTTGTCTGATCTCTGAGGCGGCGGTTTCGGGAGGAGTTCGAATTGATAAATCTCTTTTGCTCCTTGACGATGGGAGGTCCCAAGGCAGTCTGCTCCGGTATCTCCACCACCGATAATGATTACACTTTTGTCTTTGGCGGTAATGCTTTGGATGGGGTCAATGGTGTCACCTGCGAGCCGCTTGTTCTGCTGTGTTAAAAAATCCATAGCGAAGTGGACTCCGTTCAGATCCCGGCCGGGGATTGGAAGATCGCGCGCTTCCATGGCTCCGATTGTAAGACAGACCGCGTCAAATTCTTGCATAAGCCTGTCGGTGGAGAGGTCCTTTCCAATATTGGAATTGGTCTTGAAAATGACACCTTCCTTGATCATCTGTGCAAGACGGCGGTCGAGAACGGCCTTCTCCATCTTAAACTCAGGAATGCCGTATCGAAGGAGCCCTCCGATCCGATCGTCCTTTTCAAAGACGGTCACGGCGTGGCCGTTCCGGCGAAGCTGCTGGGCGGCGGCAAGGCCGGCGGGGCCGGAGCCGATGATGGCAATTTTCTTCCCTGTTTCCCGTTCAGGTGCGATCGGGGTGATCCATCCTTCTGAAAAACCTTTATCTACAATATTCCATTCGATGACCCGTATGGAAACAGGGTCATCAATAATATCGAGAACACAGGCGGATTCACAGGGGGCAGGGCAAAGCCGCCCGGTAAACTCGGGGAAATTATTGGTGGTGTGAAGGGCCTTCAGCGCGTCTTTCCAGCGCCCCCGGAAGACAAGGTCATTCCAGTCTGGAATCATGTTCTGAACCGGACAGCCGGTTCCTCCCTGGCAAAAGGGGATTCCGCAATCCATGCATCGCGCGCCCTGGTCCTTGAGGGTGCTATCAAGAACCGGGAGGTATATTTCTTTCCAGTCTTTGATGCGTTTCGAAACGGGCCGTCGCTTGGGTCCTTTCCGACGAAGTTTTAGGAAGCCTTTTAGATCACCCACGCCCGGCGGCCTCCTTTGCTTTTTGTGCCTTCCGTTGCTCCAGAACTTTTTTATATTCAACGGAAATTACTTTGATAAAATGGGGGAGTATCATCTCCCATTGTTCTAAAATGTGCTTTGCTCTTTTACTTTTTGTATATTGTTCATATTTTTTGATCGTTTCTTTCAAGAGAGTCTTGTCCGCAATATTTCTGACCGGTTCCAGTTCGACGAGGCTTAAGTTGCATTGCCGTTCAAAAGTATGGTCTTCATTCAGAACAAATGCGACGCCCCCGCTCATGCCCGCGGCGAAATTTCGCCCGGTTTTTCCCAGAACAACAACAACCCCTCCGGTCATATATTCACAGCCATGATCTCCTATCCCTTCGATGACAGTGGTTGCCCCGCTATTTCGAACGGCAAAGCGTTCTCCGGCCATGCCATAAAAATAGGCCTCGCCGCCGGTCGCCCCGTATAGAACGGTGTTTCCAATGAGAATCGTCTCTTCCTTGGGGAAAATCGAGGCTGCCGGGGGAGTGACGATGAGTTTCCCGCCTGAGAGTCCCTTTCCGACATAATCGTTGGCCTCTCCTTCGAGTGTAAGCGTGAGACCCTTTACGCAGAAGGCCCCGAAGCTTTGACCGGCGGACCCCGTAAACTTGAATTGAATGGTGTCTTCTGGAAGTCCCGCGGGGCCGTAACGGCGGGCGATTTCTCCAGAAAGAATAGTCCCAACGGTTCGATGGACATTTCGGATGGGAAGTTCGGCACGGACTTTTTCTTTCCGTTCGAGTGCGGGCCGGGCGATTTTGAGTAGTTGATGATCGAGGGCCTTTTCAAGTCCGTGGTCCTGTTTCTGTATGCAGTATCGGGCAACATGATCAGGGACATCGGGGCGATAGAGGATGGCGCTCAGGTCAATTCCACGTCCTTTCCAGTGGTCGATGACTTTTTTTGAGCGGAGAAGGTCGCTGCGGCCGACCATCTCTTCTATTTTCCGAAACCCGAGACGCGCCATCCATTCCCGGACCTCTTCTGCGACAAAGAAAAAGTAATTGACCACATGATCGGCTTGTCCCTTGTACTTCTTTCTCAGGACAGGGTCTTGTGTGGC contains these protein-coding regions:
- a CDS encoding glutamate synthase subunit beta, with amino-acid sequence MGDLKGFLKLRRKGPKRRPVSKRIKDWKEIYLPVLDSTLKDQGARCMDCGIPFCQGGTGCPVQNMIPDWNDLVFRGRWKDALKALHTTNNFPEFTGRLCPAPCESACVLDIIDDPVSIRVIEWNIVDKGFSEGWITPIAPERETGKKIAIIGSGPAGLAAAQQLRRNGHAVTVFEKDDRIGGLLRYGIPEFKMEKAVLDRRLAQMIKEGVIFKTNSNIGKDLSTDRLMQEFDAVCLTIGAMEARDLPIPGRDLNGVHFAMDFLTQQNKRLAGDTIDPIQSITAKDKSVIIIGGGDTGADCLGTSHRQGAKEIYQFELLPKPPPQRSDKTPWPLWPMQLRTSPAHEEGGKREWSVSTLKFTGKNGNVEQLHAVRVEMTKDSKTGRAQFKEISSSTFELQADLVLLAMGFTGPVKEGLLFDLGVELSSRGTVTVDENHMTNIDGVFAAGDVKLGASLIVWAIREGRDAAKGIEHYLQMRPAGRTKSRKIQS